In Pseudophryne corroboree isolate aPseCor3 chromosome 3, aPseCor3.hap2, whole genome shotgun sequence, a genomic segment contains:
- the LOC135055099 gene encoding pulmonary surfactant-associated protein D-like translates to MKMLKLFHFLLFVTSLKAHITTDNGKCEETTSTCAVISCTPHSHSGLPGRDGRDGKEGLKGEKGERGQQGSRGNQGPPGKLGPPGVKGDKGTIGQKGDQGISATSEVDTVKEHLKVFERELQILQASLNKYNKILLFHGGKQSGDKVFVTNGLEESFENAQKTCKESGGNLATPKNAAENSAAQEILHTKGEASKAFLGISDLQVEGIFKYLSGEKITFTNWNLGEPNNSKDNEDCVEVQDNGKWNDIPCNLLRLVICEFQ, encoded by the exons ATGAAGATGCTAAAGCTCTTTCACTTCTTATTGTTTGTAACGTCCCTGAAGGCACACATAACTACAGATAATGGTAAATGTGAAGAAACTACCAGTACTTGTGCAGTCATATCATGCACTCCACATAGCCACAGTGGACTGCCTGGAAGAGATGGAAGGGATGGCAAAGAAGGACTAAAAGGTGAAAAGGGAGAACGAG GTCAACAAGGATCTCGGGGGAATCAGGGACCACCAGGAAAACTTGGTCCTCCAGGAGTAAAGGGTGATAAAGGCACTATTGGTCAAAAAGGAGACCAAGGCATCAGCGCTACTTCAG AGGTTGATACTGTCAAGGAACATTTAAAAGTATTCGAAAGGGAATTGCAGATACTTCAAGCAAGCCTCAATAAGTATAATAAAA TTCTGCTCTTCCATGGAGGTAAGCAGTCTGGTGATAAAGTGTTTGTCACCAATGGCTTAGAAGAAAGTTTTGAAAATGCTCAAAAGACCTGCAAAGAATCTGGTGGTAATCTGGCAACACCAAAAAATGCAGCAGAAAACAGCGCAGCACAGGAGATACTTCACACCAAAGGGGAGGCAAGCAAAGCTTTCCTGGGTATTTCAGACCTGCAAGTGGAAGGGATATTCAAATACTTGTCAGGAGAAAAGATCACTTTTACCAACTGGAACCTGGGAGAGCCAAATAACAGCAAAGACAATGAAGACTGTGTGGAGGTCCAGGACAATGGGAAATGGAATGATATTCCATGCAATCTACTACGACTAGTTATTTGTGAATTTCAATAG